In Caloenas nicobarica isolate bCalNic1 chromosome 22, bCalNic1.hap1, whole genome shotgun sequence, the genomic window gcACTTAGTGCTATGTTAATGGtcggacttgatgatcttaaaggtcttttccaaccaaaaggattctatgatcctatgattctctGTGGAGATCTAATGGGTCTAATCTTGGATGAGAAGGCCACAGTAGGAAATCTCACCAGGGCTTCAGGATGGTCCCTTCATTTCCTGCTTCTGTTTGGACCAGGAAGATGtcaagaaaaacataattttgtgAGTTATCTGTGGATACTTTGATCCCAACCAAAAGCAGAATCAGAAAATGGAGAGATACAAAAAATAACTAATGGAGATTCTGCATTCAGAATCAAACTTTTCTCTGTACTCCCAGCTAATGTTTTTATCTTGGCTTATAAGAGAAGTCAAATTCCCCTGATCTGTGCTCAAACCAAACAGGGAACCCAAGTTGTGCCTTTGGACTTCCCAGTTTAAATTCAGTCTTGATTTTGATTTATGCATCAGAGCTTGGGACACAGAAAGGTAAATTCCACTCGTTAAAACCTAAGATGCTGAAAGAGAATTGCTAGTCCAGGATGTCAATCCGCCTCTCACCTCCCTCCTCGCCGGGGTGCTCATTGCACACCGGGTTACGCAATCCCGGGGGCACGAGGCCCGTATCCCGCTTTTCGCACCCTTTCCAGGGCCACGTCTCCCATCTCATACTGAGAAGTCGAGGAGGAGCAGGCCAAAAGCTCCTTGTGACGACTGCACCCAGCAACTTTAGCGAACGAGCTATTCTCAGCCCGGGGTGTCAGCTTCCTGTGTGACCTTAGCGGGGAACATTCCTCCCCCGGACAAGCTGCAGGAAGCCTTGGCCCCAGTGTCTCACCCCATGGTGGGGGCTCTCGGGTGCCCACGGGCTGTATCCTGCACCCAACTGCTGCATCCAGGGCAGCGATGCTGCCGTCGCGGTCCCCCGTCCAGCAACCCGCACCCCTTGGGCCACAGCTCAGCTCATTCGGGTTGCTTGAGCTTCCTCCCCACCAGTTATTCAAATGCCACCTCTTTCCCCACCAGTTattcaaattattaaaaaaaaaaaaaaggttggagAGGAGAGGAACTGACAGAGCTCGGTTTACTTGCAGGACTCCGTGCACCAGGATAATAGTAATACATCAGCTAAGCTGTATTTAGAAAAAAGCTTATATGTTTACAGCACATTAGAAAAATAGGTATGTTTGTTCCAGCTGAGATGAAGGACTATAAACATGCATACTTGAGGTCCTGATTCAGCTTCTACCCAGCAGGGACCCTAAAGAAGCTTCTCTCCCCCTGACACACTGGTACGGGTCCTGGAATGGAGTGGGGCCAAAGCTGGGACTACAGACTTGTCCTAAAGGCCAGCTCAAGTCACTTTGTGTGGAGAAAGGACAACGTGAGTAGGAATCAGGGCTGCCATTTCTACAGGAGAGAGAAGGTATTAGAAAGGAACAGGATGCTCTGGAAAACCAGGAGGATGACTGCATTTTCCCACAGGCACCATTAGGTGTGTTAGCATCCCTGCCTTTCTCCACCAGGTCCTTCCCACCCCTCTCCCAGGCTGGGCACTGCACGTACCCGTCTTCCAGGCATCTGGAGCGTGCAGGTCGGAGGTCTTCACCGCCCAGGACGCAAAGGCACAGAAGACGAGGCACATGTCCTTGTGGGTCAGTGCCAGTGGAGCCTCGGGTCTCCCTGCAAGAAGAATAGCACGAGGTTTGGGGTTTTAGGACACCTCTGGGGTTTTGAGACACCTCGTCTGCTTCTGGGGCAGTGGGTCTCTTGGACTTCcagagaaatacatttttgtcaCACATTTTCCCTCCCAAAAGACCTTTTTCTCCCCATTGGTCAAGTCAAACACATCTATTTAGGACTCAGGTAGGTTTCCTAAGGAGAGGGCCACATTTTTCACCCCTCTCAGTTTTACACTTTGTTAAGAGCCGCAGGCAAATATTTGTTAGTGGTGCCCATTCCCTGGAAGCAGGGAGTAGATTTAGGAGAGAGCAATTCCTGGGCTGGCTGCTGATGCTGACAGACCCCTCTGGGCAGGGTCACCTTCCTGCAGGACAGTGTCCGGAGATTCCCACAGCTCTAGGACAACAAATAGTCCCCCGAGAAGCACCAGTGCTCAGCATCTCCCCGTGGATCCCACCTCATCCCACCCAGGTCCAGGGACCGTTCTGCATTTCATCCTCTGCTGGAGGTCCAGTCTAGCACAACTCAAAGACATGTTGCAAGAGTGGGTTATTTTTGCTCCTATGTTTATTCGATTAGGCTTTTAATTAAAGCTGGCTTATTAATTAGCTACGACCACGGCAGAGGGgtttttcctctgtgcaaaCAGAATGGAAGCTCCGTTTTGAGACACCATTTGGGGTGACTCATtcattgtttggttttaatattaaCTGCAAGGCACTGTGGCTGTAAGCATCATATAAGCTTTAAGATAAATACACAGGCTGTCCTAGTGGGTCAGACTTGCTCTCCCTTTATTCCTTCTTCTCTTACCTGCCTCCAGCAACAGTCAATGTTCAGGAAACCTCAGAGGTCTTGGGAGGGTGTGTTTCGAATTAGTGTGTGTTTTAAAGTCCCCCTCGCCTCTTTCAGCTGGAAGCTTTGGGCGTGTTTCACTCTGTGCACACTTTTTGCCCACCAATATTAGATCAATTAGCAGCCCAGCCTTAGCAGGACAGCCATTGCTTTGTCTCAGGGGCCTTGGTAAAGAAGGATTTTGCTGCTTTGCCTCCCATTCCCTCATCAGAAACACAGGTATGCagttctgcaggcagcaggatggCACTGGAGCGGGGGATTCCTATCTCTACCAGACCTTGCAGTTTAATGAAGCTATCTACTTCAATAAGTTTTTCTTGGCCAGTGTGCAAAAGAATAGATTACATCCACAATAAGTTATATCTATTCACGGGGACAACCGAAtcagctgggacagggactTTGGGCCACCTCTGCCCCAGGAGTTAGCAGGGAGCAAAGCAAATTGTGTGCAGAATATACACAGAATATCCCCAGAttccctgtccctgtctcctGCAGCACTGGCCAGCAGCACTCGCTTGGCACAGGGACAGCGTGAGCATCACAAGAGCGAGCCAATGTGACACAGCATGTCACGGCGGTGGCTTTAGCTGCACTTCCAGAGACCCTCGCTAAAGCCCAGGGCTTCTAGGTGGCACGGTTAATGTGTCAGGAGTGTGGGTTTAGACCAGCTACACCTGGCAGAGCCCTCCAAAATCGGTGCGGTGCATTAATGCCATTATGGCTGGATTGGAGGTGGCTGCGGCAGGGCCAGAGGCAGGACAGACCGCGCAGGACAGAGGCACATCTCTACGTGGGGGTAACCGGGCTTTACCTCTCAGTGCGAGGGCCATGTCCAAAACGTCTGGCTGTGCCTGGTCTCTTCCCCGCGGAGCCAGCGGGACGAGCGGCAGCTTCTCTGCAGATCCTCTCCGCATCAGAGCCGGGGAGGTTGGGGCTTGGCCTCTGACGAGATGCATGGGCCTTTGCAGGAGGGTCTTCAAAGCCTCCACGGCTTTTTTCATCTCGGAGGATGGTGCGACTGAGAAAATCCCTCTCCAGCCCGCTCTGTTCCCAGGCCCATCCTGAAAGAAGTGTTCATACACCTCAGGGACAGAGATAACCAGGGTGTCTCCGGCTGGAGCCAAGTCGAGATCCTCGTTTTGCAGCTGAGCATGGTCCAAGCTGctgaacttctttttcttcctgtctttaCCCTtggcctttttcctttttccttccgGTTCgttgaaaaaatattcatacaGTTCAGGCAACGACATTTCCCTTTCCAAGGGTGTTATCTCCTCCTCCActgagctccccattccttcttcttccccttggGATTCACAGAACAAATAGTCATACATCTCCGGCCAAGTCACGTCCAAGGTGTCTGTCCTTGCAAAGTCCCCGGTGGTGAAGCAAGGGGGTCCCAGATCTCTGGGGGTCCCAGATACAGGTTCGCCATGAGCTCcctcagcagcatctcccccAAAAGCTGCCACGCTCTTGGGATGGAGAGGCTTCCTCGGCATCTCCTGGCACGCCTCTCCTGAAGGAGCCGCGGCTTCGCTGGCAGCGATCACTGGCAAATTGTCACGTATGCCCGAGCCACCAGCCTGCCCCGGCTTTGAATGCTTGGTGGCCTTCGCTTTCCCTGGGGACTGTGCCCCCGGCTCCTTCACCTTCTGCTTTGGGGAAGCGCTCGCGGCTGGTTCGCCCCCATCCACACCAGGGCCGGGCACCGGCCGTTTGCTCTCCGCTGCCTCCTCACTCCCCATCTTCATAGGAGCCACCTTGGCcgccttctccttccctttgctcttTCGTGAGGACAGTGGCGAGCCTAAAGGCACCTTTGCAGGTACCAGCATCCCTTGTCCCCCAGTCCCTGGAgtctccctgtccccctggGCTGCCTCGGTGGCACCGGCTCCACGTTGCTTGCGGCTCTTTCTCATCTGTCCCGGCACCTTGGGCCTCACCACCTCTGGGGAAGCAGCCGGGGAGCTCGGCTCAGCACCCGCTCTCTCCCCGCTCGCCTCGTCCCGCGCCGGGCAGCCGGGTGCTTTGGGCgcagcctccagggatgggCTCGGCGGGTGGTCACGCAAGGGTCCCCGTAGCCTGGGCTCCGAGCGGGAAACGCTGGGACTTTTCCTCGCTGAGCTCTCCGGGGACGCAGGTGGTGCCGGCGAGATGCCCGGCGCCGGTGGCTGTGCCACCGCCGGGCTGCCATGGGGCTGTTCCCCTCCTGCGTCCCCTCCCTGTTGAGGGACGCTTGTTGCAGCTGGGTGGCTGGGAGGCTCCATGGCATGACTGCCGCCGGCTGCTCCTTTTTCCGATGCCAACTGCGGTGCTGCTGCTTCACACGCCGCGTCCTGCCCCGGGCTgccggcggctgcggggggacaggggggctgCGTCCCCTGCGCGCTGGGCATTGGGGCGGATGAAGGGCAGCCGGGCTTGTCGCTGTCACACAGAAACCTGGCGACCGAGCCCAGGTCCGCTTCGTCCTCGCTGCCCGAGAGAAGCTCCGGGAAGGAGAGGTGCCGGCCGGCGGGCCAGCGCAGGGGGGCGTCTCCGGGCACCCCACGTGGGGCAGAGCTTGCCGTGCCAGGCCCTGGCTCGCTGCCCACCCTCGCTGCGATCTGCCCGTTGCTGGTGTGACAGTCCCTGCCCGGCACGCCGTCCCCTTGCTCAATGTCACTGAGGCACTGCTCCTCGGCCGTGGCCAGGGCGGCCGGCGCTAGGTCGCATTCCTCCGACGCCAAGAAGAACTCAGCCCAGTCCCGGTCGTTCAGCTGGATGCTGTACTCAAAATCATCCAtgcctgcagcagcaaagcaaggGGAAGGGGCCGGCGAGATGAGGGCGTGAGGACGGGCCACCAGCATCAGCAGACATAGGTGTATGTCCATAACCCTTTCCCCCAGGTTCCCGCCCTGCTTCCCTGCCAGCCACATTCCCTCATCGTCACCCATTTCCAGCTGAAATCCGTGGGCAGCAAGGACAGGCCAGAACCCAGGCAGCAGTGAGAGAGACCACTGCTACCCCCCTCCGGTcccttctgcctctgctccccGAGCACAGCAGGTTTGGGATCCTCTCCACAGCAGCGTTGCACCTCACACCCGCCTTTCCTACTCCTACAGCCCATTTTAAAAAGTGGGGGATTTAGGCTCTCGAGCATTCCTGCTGCTACAGCATCAAGCATGAAGGCGGCATGAAGCAGAGTCCAAACAAGGACATCTCAGCAAGTCACGGCAGCCCCTTTCATACCCATGGCTCTAGGGAGGGAGACGCAACCGAGCCCAAAACCAGCAGGGAGGGATCCAGCggcaggagaagaagaagggagACCACAAAGCTGCATCCTACCTGCACCACAATCTCAGCCGGTGATGGAGCCATTCGAAAAGCCACGCGGGAAAAACCTCCCGGCACAACATGATGCTGTACCCTTGACGGGGGCAGATTGCTCGGCTCCAGCATAGATCCATTCAGGGGCTAAAAATAGACAccccccccttcctccccagtgTGTCACTTGAGATCCGAGTGTGATGGGTCCAGAGAGGGCAGGGCCATATATAGAAGCTGGTGGGGAAGATGCGAGGGTGCCAGCCAATGCATTTCTCTCCCACAGGATCTGGGGTCTCCAGGACCACTCCTGATGCCCATCGCTCACTCCTGCCCTCTGTGTGGGGTCGGGACAGTCAGCAGAGAAGGGGTCCAGGCCACAGAGGTCACAGCTGGAGCGTGACATCTGTATGGCAATAACTGCTCTTTTTTCAACATACCCACCTCTTTGCCTCAGTCTGTAGATTATCTGTCTCTAGGGTAACAAAAACATACCTCAGGGGTATCCTTTGCCTGTTAGTAGCACTTCTAGGGCACTTATTGGTAGCCTGCTGCAGATTTACATCAAAAGACCACAGCCAGCATCATGGTCTTGTGACAAACCTTGCATGGTACGTGGCAGCTGTCCCATGCTGCCCAGGAGCATCTGGTGTGGGTGGCAGAGGGAGCCTGGGGTCAGAGATTTGGGGTGAGCCCGGCATGAGGGAGTTACAGGGGAAGTGACTGGCCTGGCAGGTCAGCAACCAGAGCCAGAAATAGCCTCCAGCTCCGGGGACCAGAAATAGATGCCCTGaaggagctgcctgcagcacggTGCCCGTGAGCATCGGCAcaagcccagctccagcccccgctgccccgACGGGACCAGCGCTGCCCCGGGCTCCAGCCACCCCTGGGGTCACCAGCCACCCCTGGGGTCACCAGTCTGCTGTAGAACCCAGACTGGAGATGgatagagtcatagaatcatttcggttggaagagaccctcaagatcatcgagttcaatggttcccccatccctggcactgccccatgtccctgagaacctcatctccgtctgtccaacccctccagggatggtgactccagcactgccctgggcagcctgttccaatgccccacagccctttggggaagaaattgttcccaagatccaatctaaacctcccctggagtaacctgaggccgtttcctcttgtcctatcacatCCACCTCGGGGGTCGTTGGTGGGGATGGGGTGCCGGCCATGCCCCACCGTGTGCTCTGGGAACCTGGGGACCAGCACCCAGCTCCTGTCCCGTGTGCCAGAGGACAACCAGGCTGTTGTCCTGCCGACACCAGCCATCCTGCGAGAAGGAAGCTCCCCGTCGTGGCTGCCTTCACACACTGCACTGCCGAGGAGCGAGCCAGGAGCGAGCAGCCCCCCGGCAGCCGGAGCTCGCTGCCCCACGCCGCCGGGGAAATATCACCCAGGACGCgcttcctctctccctgctctgGGCTGACGCACGCAGGGAGCTTGTTGAGCCGAGAAAATATAGAAGGAAAGAGGTTTGATGCCTTCCCATCCTATCTCATTTCTGATCTGGCTACACCCTTCTCCCGCTCCCCCTCACACGCGCTCACAGACGCAGAAGGGAAACCAACCAGCTTCCTTTTGTTGGCTGCAGCCAAACTTCCTTCCCTTTGAGCCCGGCAGCCGGGGTTAGTCAGAGAAACCTTTAAACTCTGCCTTGCAAAACCGCAGCAGAGAACATAAAAGAGACGGAGGCAGCGAGACGGAACTGGAAGCCAGCGGCGGGCTGGTGGCTCGTGTTATCAGTGTCACATTTAAACCCAGCGCTGGAGCAGCCGCACACCAAACCCAACAGGAACTGCACACACCCCACCGCACGTTCCACCCCGGCCTCAGAGACACAAACAAGTCTCGGCACAGGAGACATCCAAGTATTTATTTAGCCGTCCAGGGTAAAGCCCACACACCGTCCTTGGGGAAATTACGCATCTGCGAGTGCTTCCCTGCCTTGCTTTTGGGGGGGCCATAAAAGCGCAGCGTGGACTTCAAGGGCAAGGCACGGTGTCCTGAGCCACGCAGGCTGCAAAAGGGACATTTTGCCATCTGTGAAGGACATCCAGCAGTTGCAGCCCAGACAGATTGTCTCCCATTACCTTCTGGCACGTGGTGcgtgacagaatcacagaatcattttggttggaagataccctcaagatcatcgagtccaactgttaacccacccctggcactgccccacatCCCTGggaacctcatctccgcgtctgtccaacccctccagggatggtgactccaccactgccctgggcagcctgttccaatgcccgacagccctttccaggaataaatttttccgACCTTGTGCCTCTCTGGGACACCTGGCTCCATCTCCTGAGATGCTGATGCCAGATGCCGGGATGCTGCGGGGCTACTCCAGCACCTCTGGACTATCGTGACCCCCTGCCAAGCTGCGGACAGCGGGGCACAGGcctcccaccacctcccagcacctccagtATTGATGCTTTGCTATTAAGGACATTATATAAATAACTAATGTCAACGTGTAATTAGAGAAGGGtctgaaataaagcagcagaagaggccCCTCTCTGCCTGACAACACAGGATACAACGTGGGAGAAAGAGCCAGAATCAAGGGCATGGAAAAGGGAGATGGGCAAGAAAACCAGGAGTGCATGGGGGTGCAATTCCTTTGGCATAAATACCCCTCCTGCAGCTTCAGGCTCCACATTTGTTACTCCCAGTGTAAAGGGACTTCAACAGACTGGCAGAAGGGAAAGGACCTAACAGAGCTACATAGAATAATACTCTAAGATAAGCAATTTCCCACCTAGGAAACTCCATCTGGGAAAATTTTACCTtcacagagcttttaaaatcagcacTAAAACATCACGAGTGTGGAGGCTTTGGCTGAATTCGCTGCTGGGACAACTCAGACAAGGAAGAGAAATGCGGGTCTGATTCCAAATGCGTCCTCCCTGCCCTGATCCAGACCCATCACATGCTGTGTCtttggggaggaagagagggatgagTTTGCAGGAAAAGcaatggggaaaaacaaaacaaaacacacacacacaaacataatGGGAAGATAAATGTGTTCACAGCTTCAGGAGCAAAACTACATCAGCCCTTGCTGCTTCCCACTGCCTGGGACAGACAGCTCTCTTTGTGCCCATTTTCTCatgctttcttctgctctggCTTATCATCATCCTTCAGCCTCGGTCACTGATACAGAGTGGCCTTGTCTGCCCATCTCTGGCTGAtccccaggctctgctcttctgctctcACAGCACCAGCCTTTCCGTCTTGTGTTCTCCTCCCTGATCTGCTTCATTTCTCACCTTCCAGAGATTCCTCAGAGGTACAAGCTGTCGTATAGATAGCTCAGTCCTTCATGTCTGGGTGTTGGGAATGCTGAGCTGCTCAGGTCCAGCTTCGACCTTGCACTGCTAACAGCCATGAGACAGGGAGAGAGCAAAAATAGAATTTAGATTTACCCTGGAAGAAAGCCTGGAAGTAACAGTTCCTCCATGCTGAGGAAGGGGTTAAGTCTGCATTGAAACTCAGAGTGCAATGAAGCTGGAACCAccaggctggttttgctggtttgGGGGCAGGTAAGTGGCTGGGAATTATCACCCCCAAACCATAAGAGGTCTGCATTGTTTTTGCATAACCCTTTaactggtttgggtttgggtttttttttttgcctgaaacTCCCCAGGCTCTCTTAAAATTCAGCCCCAtgcttccccagcagccagcagcgGGCTCACTCAAAGGTCAGCGCCTTCGCCGACTTGAAACTCAGCCCGCACTTGCCTGAAACTCTGCCAAGCTCTTCCAAAAGCCTTGTATCCTGGCCTGAGTTTCGGGTTGCTAATCCAAGTCTCGCTGGGTTTCAGGTTTCCCCGCAAGCTTTGGCTTTGCTCTGCACAAGAATAGCCTCAGGCTGCATCTATTCTGCTGGCTGGACCCTTCCTGCCCCTCCCTATTCCTATTCCTATTCCTATTCCTGTTCCTATTCCTATTCCTATTCCTATTCCTACTCCTACTCCTATTCCTATTCCTGTTCctgacaggatgagaggaaacagccttgagttgcgccaggggatgtttagattggatattgggaacaatttcttcccggaaagggttgtcaccatccctgaaggggttgaacagatgctgagatgaggttctcagggacatggggtagtgccagtgttgggttaacagttggactcaatgctTTTGGGGGTCTCTTCCAgtcaaaatgattctctgattccaCGACCCCGGACTCAGCATCCCTGAGGGGCGCGTTCTGCAGatccccagcacagcagcacacaaTTAGCCCACTGCATTGTTTTAATCTGAAGTATAGCACAGTGATACCAGACCGGTGCATGGGCTGTTGTGGCTGTAGCGTTTCTGGCTCGGGACCAGCAGCCATAAGGCCAGGTAACCGCTGTCACGTCACAGCCATCTCGCTTTTCATGTTGCTCACTGACGTGAGATAAACCGAGCATGCCAAGCTCTGCAAGTCATACCCAGGCAGATAAGgctattctatttttttttacaagtcaGGAAAACAGGCTGCTGGGCTGAAGTTCCAGCTTGCAGGAATCAGATTTTCACCACCGAATGAACAGGACCAGTATTTTACCTGCTGAACTCatttttcctgccatttccaCTAGATGTCACTTATAGCCAGAAAGTTCGCGGTTTCCCTCGATTTTTAACCTCCTCCTGATGCACAGGTCTATGCCAATCCTAAAAAGGTTTAGATGTCCTGGACATTAGGACTGTAGTGGTATTAGAGCAGTCAGGATCCCAGGCTGTAAGGGAGGG contains:
- the PERM1 gene encoding PGC-1 and ERR-induced regulator in muscle protein 1; amino-acid sequence: MDDFEYSIQLNDRDWAEFFLASEECDLAPAALATAEEQCLSDIEQGDGVPGRDCHTSNGQIAARVGSEPGPGTASSAPRGVPGDAPLRWPAGRHLSFPELLSGSEDEADLGSVARFLCDSDKPGCPSSAPMPSAQGTQPPCPPAAAGSPGQDAACEAAAPQLASEKGAAGGSHAMEPPSHPAATSVPQQGGDAGGEQPHGSPAVAQPPAPGISPAPPASPESSARKSPSVSRSEPRLRGPLRDHPPSPSLEAAPKAPGCPARDEASGERAGAEPSSPAASPEVVRPKVPGQMRKSRKQRGAGATEAAQGDRETPGTGGQGMLVPAKVPLGSPLSSRKSKGKEKAAKVAPMKMGSEEAAESKRPVPGPGVDGGEPAASASPKQKVKEPGAQSPGKAKATKHSKPGQAGGSGIRDNLPVIAASEAAAPSGEACQEMPRKPLHPKSVAAFGGDAAEGAHGEPVSGTPRDLGPPCFTTGDFARTDTLDVTWPEMYDYLFCESQGEEEGMGSSVEEEITPLEREMSLPELYEYFFNEPEGKRKKAKGKDRKKKKFSSLDHAQLQNEDLDLAPAGDTLVISVPEVYEHFFQDGPGNRAGWRGIFSVAPSSEMKKAVEALKTLLQRPMHLVRGQAPTSPALMRRGSAEKLPLVPLAPRGRDQAQPDVLDMALALRGRPEAPLALTHKDMCLVFCAFASWAVKTSDLHAPDAWKTVFLASFGTLSAIRYFRRQVREGRPRP